In Hyphomicrobiales bacterium, a single window of DNA contains:
- a CDS encoding MFS transporter — MSPRRFSLRFSIAYALMMLGSGVQLPFLPLWLSAKGIDPSGIAAIVAGMMAIRTVSAPLFAWIADHFRLRRQVIIGCAAVSFLSYLSLGLVSGFGAIAAVALLASFFFAPVFPLSESYSVDASAALGLDYGRIRLWASLSFLSGSLGSGLLLSHLDPLDTAWLLAGAFGLATLAALLLPPEPTVLKSPKPKSASSMGAGRFLFGTSFTLFLLVAGTAQASHGMMYSFSSMHWQQLGFSPAIIGLMWTVAVMAEVTLLAFSNRVVERFGPGPIFLAGISGGILRWSLLAFVESMPVIMVLQALHAASFAMTHLGTMHMIRLMVPERIRNRAQALNTALAGGILMSSSIWASGPLFHSIGSKTYLVMAGVSLVALLAAIPLLRVSPRVRAAADT; from the coding sequence ATGTCGCCCCGCCGTTTCAGCCTCCGCTTTTCCATAGCCTATGCGCTCATGATGCTGGGCAGCGGCGTGCAATTGCCGTTCCTGCCCCTGTGGTTGTCCGCCAAGGGCATTGATCCTTCCGGCATTGCCGCGATTGTTGCGGGCATGATGGCCATCCGGACGGTTTCGGCTCCGCTGTTTGCCTGGATCGCGGATCACTTCCGGTTGCGCCGGCAGGTGATCATCGGCTGTGCTGCGGTGTCTTTCCTGTCCTACCTGTCTCTGGGACTGGTGAGTGGCTTCGGAGCCATCGCCGCGGTGGCACTCCTGGCGTCTTTCTTTTTCGCGCCCGTGTTCCCGCTTTCGGAGAGCTACAGCGTCGATGCCAGTGCGGCCCTGGGGCTCGACTACGGACGGATCCGTCTCTGGGCATCCCTCAGTTTCCTGTCCGGAAGCCTGGGGTCCGGATTGCTGCTCAGCCACCTCGATCCGCTGGATACGGCGTGGCTGTTGGCAGGTGCCTTCGGCCTCGCCACACTTGCGGCCCTGCTGCTGCCGCCCGAGCCCACCGTGTTGAAATCACCAAAGCCGAAATCCGCTTCATCGATGGGCGCAGGACGGTTTCTGTTTGGCACGAGCTTCACGCTTTTCCTGCTCGTGGCAGGGACGGCCCAGGCTTCGCACGGCATGATGTACAGTTTCAGTTCGATGCATTGGCAGCAATTGGGTTTCAGCCCCGCGATCATTGGCCTGATGTGGACCGTGGCGGTAATGGCGGAGGTGACATTGCTTGCCTTTTCCAACCGGGTGGTGGAGCGCTTTGGGCCAGGCCCCATCTTCCTTGCCGGCATCAGCGGCGGCATCCTGCGCTGGAGCCTTCTTGCCTTCGTGGAATCCATGCCCGTCATCATGGTGCTGCAGGCCCTGCATGCCGCCTCCTTCGCGATGACGCATCTTGGCACCATGCACATGATCCGTCTGATGGTACCTGAACGCATCCGAAATCGCGCCCAGGCCCTGAACACAGCGTTGGCTGGCGGCATCCTCATGTCGTCTTCCATCTGGGCGTCGGGACCGCTGTTTCATTCCATCGGGTCGAAAACTTATCTGGTGATGGCAGGCGTATCGCTCGTGGCGTTACTTGCCGCAATTCCGCTGCTTCGCGTCAGCCCCAGAGTGCGCGCGGCGGCGGATACATGA
- a CDS encoding dipeptide epimerase yields the protein MTAFALSARHESWPLEQPFTISRGTKTHADVVVVTLEKDGITGHGECVPYPRYGETVQQVLEALARCGGGDISFDGIAAMELPYAARNALDCALWDWTSKTQDTPAWTLAGIAEPQPLTTAFTISLADADVMAQAAAAARRPLLKLKLGKPGDDFRLAAIRDAVPDARLIVDANEGWSAEVLPLMLRACREAQVELVEQPLPAGADEALQDISRDCPICADESAHGLESLDTVAARYDAINIKLDKTGGLTPALALAKAAELRGLEIMVGSMVGTSLSMAPATLVGQMAKVVDLDGPLLLRKDREPGIPFEGSLMYPPPRALWG from the coding sequence ATGACGGCCTTCGCCCTCTCGGCGCGTCATGAATCCTGGCCGCTGGAGCAACCCTTCACCATCTCGCGTGGGACAAAGACCCATGCGGATGTGGTTGTGGTGACGCTCGAGAAGGATGGAATCACGGGTCATGGCGAATGCGTGCCCTATCCGCGCTACGGAGAAACCGTACAGCAGGTGCTGGAAGCGCTTGCCCGCTGCGGCGGTGGCGACATCAGCTTCGACGGAATCGCGGCGATGGAGTTGCCCTATGCAGCCCGCAACGCCCTTGATTGCGCGCTGTGGGATTGGACGAGCAAGACGCAAGACACGCCCGCCTGGACCCTCGCCGGGATCGCCGAACCGCAACCGCTGACCACGGCCTTCACGATTAGTCTCGCGGACGCGGATGTGATGGCGCAGGCAGCCGCCGCTGCACGCCGCCCCCTGCTCAAGTTGAAACTGGGGAAGCCGGGCGACGATTTCCGCCTCGCCGCCATCCGCGATGCCGTTCCCGATGCGCGGTTGATCGTGGACGCCAATGAGGGCTGGTCCGCCGAGGTTCTGCCATTGATGCTGCGTGCCTGCCGCGAGGCACAGGTGGAACTGGTGGAGCAGCCCCTTCCTGCCGGAGCCGATGAAGCCTTGCAGGACATCTCCCGCGACTGCCCCATCTGCGCCGATGAATCGGCCCACGGACTTGAATCGCTGGACACAGTGGCTGCGCGCTACGACGCGATCAACATCAAGCTCGACAAAACGGGCGGACTGACACCTGCCCTCGCCCTGGCGAAAGCCGCAGAACTGCGGGGTCTGGAGATCATGGTGGGAAGCATGGTCGGCACATCACTTTCCATGGCACCTGCAACACTCGTGGGACAGATGGCGAAAGTCGTGGACCTGGATGGCCCTCTGCTTCTGCGGAAAGACCGCGAACCCGGAATTCCCTTTGAGGGAAGCCTCATGTATCCGCCGCCGCGCGCACTCTGGGGCTGA